A stretch of Candidatus Dadabacteria bacterium DNA encodes these proteins:
- a CDS encoding endonuclease III domain-containing protein: protein MSGTGESERIRNFYSVLYKRYGPQNWWPARTRLECATGAILTQNTSWRNVERAITALRESSMLSAEKLKSVSHGQLAALIRPCGYHNLKARRLKNFIDFLFASYGGEMENMLAEDTDKLREELLSVNGIGQETADSILLYALGKPVFVVDNYSRRILSRHRLIPEDASYAKIQELFTQSLSPNTGVFGEYHALIVKTGKLHCAKTPRCEGCPLERDPHDPGINPL, encoded by the coding sequence TTGAGCGGTACAGGCGAATCCGAAAGAATACGGAATTTTTACTCCGTCCTGTATAAAAGATATGGTCCGCAGAACTGGTGGCCCGCCCGTACAAGACTTGAGTGCGCCACAGGCGCCATACTCACCCAGAACACCTCCTGGAGAAACGTGGAGCGAGCCATTACGGCTCTGAGGGAGAGTTCCATGCTTTCGGCAGAAAAACTGAAGTCGGTATCCCACGGGCAGCTTGCGGCCCTGATTCGTCCCTGCGGGTATCACAACCTAAAAGCCAGAAGGCTTAAAAACTTCATCGACTTTCTGTTCGCAAGCTACGGGGGAGAGATGGAAAACATGCTCGCAGAGGACACAGACAAACTCAGGGAGGAATTGCTTTCGGTAAACGGCATCGGCCAAGAAACAGCTGATTCGATCCTGCTTTACGCCCTTGGAAAACCCGTGTTCGTGGTCGATAACTACTCAAGAAGAATTCTCAGCCGCCACCGCCTGATCCCCGAAGACGCAAGTTACGCGAAGATACAGGAGCTTTTTACGCAAAGTCTTTCCCCAAACACAGGAGTTTTCGGAGAGTACCACGCGCTCATAGTGAAAACGGGGAAACTTCACTGCGCAAAGACCCCGCGCTGCGAAGGCTGCCCGCTTGAGCGCGACCCGCACGACCCCGGTATAAACCCGCTTTAG